The genomic region TTTCTGTAGCAACCCCAGATGCATCAGCTCCGGCATTCACTACAAATTCATCAAAAGATATACTCTGCAAAAAAATATCAAATTTTTTTACATACCCAAGTCAATTTAATCATACCCATGTGAAAATTGATCAAAAAGATCAAATCTTTTTACATACCAGATTCAATTAACTGAAATTTAATCATACCCATATGAAAGTTAATAAAAAAGATCCAATTTTTTTACATACCCAATACAATTTACTAGTAATTATTCATACCCAAGTGACATTAAATCGAGAATGTTACTTAGTAAAACTTTACTTACCCTCATTGTAATTTCAGGTTTTTGAGGTCTAGCTGCTCCCCACAACACAAGTGCAAAAAAAGTAAACAAAACAAAAAACCCGACAACAAACGCTAAAAAATAACACCGCCGAGGTATCCCACGTCGATGATCATCATCTATTAATCCTTCTTCCTCAATTGCATCAAACCCCTTTTCACCTTTTcgaggttgttgtaattgttgATGATGGTTGCCCTTTCTTGATCCGGGTCGGAGCGACCCGGAAAAACGAGTGGAAGACGAGTTCCGGGAGTGGCGACCCGGTGACCCACTTGGACTTAAAACTGGGGTTGAGTGGAATGAATTTGTGGTTTTTTCACCATCGTGCGAGTCACGTGATGGACTTTGAACGAAATATACTGGTCGCCGGGGAGATCTAGTTGGAGACGACGCCGTTTGGCTTGTGACCTCCGAATCTGTCTTTGCGTGCATTGATATTTTTTGAGGTTTTCTTTAAGGTGTAAGAATTGAAGATAGTGATATAATGATTAATGTGTAGTTTTtagtgtatgtataaaaataaaaatgagcAAGAAGAATGTGTGAAGTGTATAGGGACACCCTGGAGGTGAGGTGAGGTGAAGCGAAGCCAGTTATTATATGAAAATATAATAAAGTTTAATAATTTACGTCTAATAATTTGatcgt from Rutidosis leptorrhynchoides isolate AG116_Rl617_1_P2 chromosome 9, CSIRO_AGI_Rlap_v1, whole genome shotgun sequence harbors:
- the LOC139866919 gene encoding uncharacterized protein, translating into MHAKTDSEVTSQTASSPTRSPRRPVYFVQSPSRDSHDGEKTTNSFHSTPVLSPSGSPGRHSRNSSSTRFSGSLRPGSRKGNHHQQLQQPRKGEKGFDAIEEEGLIDDDHRRGIPRRCYFLAFVVGFFVLFTFFALVLWGAARPQKPEITMRSISFDEFVVNAGADASGVATEMVTMNVTIKFDFRNRGTFFGVHVLSTPVDLAYTELTLASGSIKKFYQSRKGHRLVSVNLQGRGVPLYGGGVNWSSMNGKLTAPVPLNLNFTVKAKAYVLGKLVKPKFHRKVSCAIVYKPTKLNAPNVPISLKNSCTVE